A window from Halomicrobium urmianum encodes these proteins:
- a CDS encoding sodium:calcium antiporter, with the protein MPGLLLALGLAVVATAVIWKGSEYLEQSAERLSAYYGLPVAVHGAVVVAVGSSFPELSSVVISTVVHGEFSLGVGAIVGSAIFNLLVIPALSALFSDELAVTRDVVHKDAQFYIISVLVLFIMFALGATYVPGGTNQAAILTPPLAVIPIATYGIYVFLHQQDVSEHAPERSTDVDVGREWAVLAVALVLIAVGVEGIVRAALDLGEIFGTPSLLWGLTVIAAATSLPDAFVSVNAAREGSGVTSLTNVLGSNTFNLLVAIPVGVLLGGSTTVNFLAAIPTMGFLAFATLVFIVFTRTDLELSDREAYGFLGLYALFLAWMALEILGLIETVRGI; encoded by the coding sequence ATGCCCGGCCTCCTGCTGGCGCTCGGACTCGCGGTCGTCGCGACGGCGGTCATCTGGAAGGGAAGCGAGTACCTGGAGCAGTCCGCCGAGCGACTCAGCGCGTACTACGGCCTGCCCGTGGCCGTCCACGGGGCCGTCGTCGTCGCGGTCGGGTCGAGCTTCCCCGAGTTGAGTTCCGTCGTCATCAGCACGGTCGTCCACGGGGAGTTCTCGCTGGGCGTCGGCGCCATCGTCGGGAGCGCCATCTTCAACCTGCTCGTGATCCCGGCGCTGTCGGCGCTGTTCAGCGACGAACTGGCGGTGACCAGGGACGTCGTCCACAAGGACGCGCAGTTCTACATCATCAGCGTCCTCGTCCTGTTCATCATGTTCGCGCTCGGGGCGACCTACGTTCCCGGCGGGACGAACCAGGCGGCGATCCTCACGCCGCCGCTGGCGGTCATCCCGATCGCCACCTACGGCATCTACGTCTTCCTCCACCAGCAGGACGTCAGCGAGCACGCGCCGGAGCGGTCGACGGACGTCGACGTGGGCCGCGAGTGGGCCGTGCTGGCCGTCGCCCTCGTCCTGATCGCCGTCGGCGTCGAGGGCATCGTCCGGGCCGCCCTCGATCTCGGCGAGATCTTCGGGACGCCCAGCCTCCTGTGGGGGCTGACCGTCATCGCCGCGGCGACGAGCCTCCCCGACGCCTTCGTCAGCGTCAACGCCGCTCGAGAGGGGTCGGGCGTGACCAGCCTCACGAACGTCCTCGGGAGCAACACGTTCAACCTGCTGGTGGCGATTCCCGTCGGCGTCCTCCTCGGGGGCTCGACGACCGTCAACTTCCTCGCCGCGATTCCGACGATGGGCTTTCTGGCCTTTGCGACGCTGGTGTTCATCGTCTTCACGCGGACGGATCTCGAACTGTCAGACCGCGAGGCCTACGGCTTCCTGGGGCTGTACGCGCTCTTCCTCGCGTGGATGGCACTCGAGATCCTCGGCCTCATCGAGACGGTCAGGGGGATCTAG
- a CDS encoding BGTF surface domain-containing protein has product MDGRVVAETLLSLQPRETEGAVAGVAPQRADPARSDDFAEEVTERQSVATGDWAVVRVDASGLYATLDDAADLRNDEYGYDLTVEEADVINRPPEEVPLEAITLVTDAENDRFFAVVDSGRLEVEQPYRATFTITDDNPYVADGEEESVSAVFRAVERSATIDAEEPVSIPPESVTVSGTTTVAPGTTLTVAATGEGGDAFLLTARPTVEADGSWSASMDFSDAEPGTPVTVEVLGFSRSVEGDVSGR; this is encoded by the coding sequence GTGGACGGCCGCGTGGTGGCGGAGACCCTGCTGTCCCTCCAGCCCCGCGAGACGGAGGGCGCGGTCGCGGGCGTCGCTCCGCAGCGAGCGGACCCCGCCCGCTCGGACGACTTCGCCGAGGAGGTCACCGAGCGCCAGTCGGTCGCCACCGGTGACTGGGCAGTCGTCCGCGTCGACGCGTCGGGCCTGTACGCGACGCTCGACGACGCCGCGGACCTCCGGAACGACGAGTACGGCTACGACCTGACCGTCGAGGAGGCGGACGTGATCAACCGGCCGCCGGAGGAAGTCCCCCTGGAGGCGATCACGCTCGTCACGGACGCCGAGAACGATCGGTTCTTCGCGGTCGTCGACAGCGGTCGCCTCGAGGTCGAGCAGCCCTATCGGGCGACGTTCACGATCACGGACGACAACCCGTACGTGGCCGACGGCGAGGAGGAGAGCGTCTCGGCGGTGTTTCGGGCGGTCGAACGGAGCGCGACGATCGACGCCGAGGAGCCGGTTTCGATCCCACCGGAGTCGGTGACCGTCTCGGGGACGACGACGGTCGCACCGGGGACGACGCTGACGGTCGCTGCCACCGGCGAGGGCGGCGACGCGTTCCTGCTGACCGCCCGGCCGACCGTCGAGGCGGACGGCTCGTGGTCCGCGTCGATGGACTTCTCCGACGCGGAACCCGGGACGCCCGTCACTGTCGAGGTGCTCGGGTTCTCCCGATCCGTCGAGGGAGACGTGAGCGGGCGATAG
- a CDS encoding cupredoxin domain-containing protein, with amino-acid sequence MGSSDNAERGGDEQVSLATRRTILSLAAVGGTAIGLGPVLGAAQTEPEQIELGGDTTGWVGRAPADIEDETNPTLTLVPGRSYEVVWENVDGVPHNFVVRDGSGEDLIRSEIISEEGATQTVEFEATDAMAEYLCEVHPNTMVGDVSIEAAQDTATPTPTPEAEQERTETETETEEADEPAFESDIVEEQVGDVASLTLDLGDRDRVRVSLGAEAVNYLLSFTVVDGSGDDVVTIELDTFVAGRGDDPPSRRQTTRTGSGPSSGR; translated from the coding sequence ATGGGCAGCTCAGACAACGCCGAACGCGGCGGGGACGAACAGGTATCGCTTGCGACGCGGCGGACGATCCTCTCGCTGGCCGCCGTCGGCGGGACGGCGATCGGTCTCGGTCCGGTTCTCGGGGCGGCACAGACGGAGCCGGAGCAGATCGAACTCGGCGGCGACACGACCGGCTGGGTCGGCCGGGCGCCGGCCGACATCGAGGACGAGACTAACCCGACGCTGACGCTGGTGCCGGGGCGGAGCTACGAGGTTGTCTGGGAGAACGTCGACGGCGTGCCGCACAACTTCGTCGTCCGGGACGGCAGCGGCGAGGACCTGATCCGGAGCGAGATCATCAGCGAGGAGGGCGCGACCCAGACCGTCGAGTTCGAGGCGACCGATGCGATGGCCGAGTACCTCTGTGAGGTCCACCCGAATACGATGGTCGGGGACGTCTCCATCGAGGCGGCACAGGACACGGCGACACCCACCCCGACGCCCGAAGCCGAACAGGAGAGAACGGAGACCGAGACCGAGACGGAGGAGGCGGACGAGCCGGCATTCGAGTCCGACATCGTCGAGGAGCAGGTGGGCGACGTGGCGTCGCTGACGCTGGACCTCGGCGACCGCGACCGGGTGCGGGTCTCGCTCGGAGCCGAGGCCGTCAACTACTTGCTCTCGTTCACGGTCGTCGACGGGAGCGGCGACGACGTGGTGACGATCGAACTCGACACGTTCGTCGCGGGCCGTGGTGACGACCCCCCGTCACGGCGGCAGACGACGAGGACGGGATCCGGACCGTCAAGCGGGAGATAG
- the rnhB gene encoding ribonuclease HII: MPFGVDEAGKGPVLGSMFAAAVRCDPADLPDGVGDSKGIPAERRAALDVEIRAVADVAVAEVPVDRIDDPETDMNALTVDAHGRALAGVARDGLAGTVDAGDTDADRFGRRVAERVDATVTVNAAHGADETDPLVGAASIVAKEAREAHVDDLREEFGAVGSGYPSDPTTREFLADYVDSSGDLPPCARASWSTCEDVLAAAEQATLGEF, from the coding sequence GTGCCATTCGGCGTCGACGAAGCGGGCAAGGGACCGGTACTGGGGTCGATGTTCGCCGCCGCGGTCCGCTGCGATCCCGCCGACCTGCCTGACGGCGTCGGCGACTCGAAGGGCATCCCCGCCGAGCGGCGCGCCGCCCTCGACGTCGAGATCCGCGCGGTCGCCGACGTCGCCGTCGCCGAGGTACCAGTCGACCGCATCGACGACCCCGAGACGGACATGAACGCGCTGACCGTCGACGCTCACGGCCGCGCGCTCGCCGGCGTCGCTCGCGACGGCCTGGCGGGCACCGTCGACGCCGGCGACACCGACGCCGACCGCTTCGGCCGCCGCGTCGCCGAGCGCGTCGACGCTACTGTCACCGTGAACGCCGCCCACGGCGCCGACGAGACCGACCCGCTCGTGGGCGCCGCCAGCATCGTCGCCAAGGAAGCTCGCGAGGCCCACGTCGACGACCTCCGCGAGGAGTTCGGCGCCGTCGGTAGCGGCTATCCCAGCGACCCCACGACCCGCGAGTTTCTGGCCGACTACGTCGACTCCAGCGGCGACCTCCCGCCCTGCGCCCGCGCCTCGTGGTCCACCTGCGAGGACGTGCTGGCAGCGGCCGAGCAGGCCACTCTCGGGGAGTTCTAG
- a CDS encoding preprotein translocase subunit SecD, whose protein sequence is MSRIRDNLRITLLVVAVLASLFLLFGPGVGGGTDGSNATAANATTTDGPTNLRYGLELSGGTRVQAPLNGWTATGIEYDGADRTTVQSEVAGNLDGVSARDVAAVPPTGTSGNGWAIEVRSANASQSDVRSAVEAAGFSPGQVRQGVTSDTRGEVVEVLQNKIDETGIQGGQVRSIYSVSEDRYFVVAEVPNANSSEVRELLSGTGQVEVRAYHENENGTFVNRTVATNDDFTSIGVPQTSQAGNPYVSVSVQQGDTAQQFQRDMVETGIASTGGSRCGWPGENGPCILIVREGNVVGSFGMQPRLAESMMDGSWASDPGFRLPTNNFSEAQQLSVNLRAGALPTGLALDQGSISFISPSFGSDARINSIIAAIAAVLAVSGVVIARYGDVRVAVPMVLTALSEVVLLLGFSAGVGLALDLSHIAGFIAVIGTGVDDLVIIADDILQQGDVQTDRVFQSRFRKALWVIGAAAATTIIAMSPLAILSLQQLRGFAIVTIVGVLLGVLVTRPAYGDILRSLVMGEER, encoded by the coding sequence ATGAGCCGGATCCGCGACAACCTCCGGATCACGCTGCTCGTCGTCGCCGTGCTCGCGAGCCTGTTCCTGCTGTTCGGCCCCGGCGTCGGCGGCGGCACCGACGGCAGCAACGCCACCGCGGCCAACGCCACGACTACCGACGGCCCGACGAATCTCCGCTACGGGCTGGAACTCTCCGGCGGGACGCGCGTCCAGGCGCCGCTGAACGGCTGGACCGCGACCGGTATCGAGTACGACGGCGCCGACCGGACCACCGTCCAGTCCGAGGTCGCCGGGAACCTCGACGGCGTGTCCGCCCGCGACGTCGCGGCCGTCCCGCCCACGGGCACGTCGGGTAACGGCTGGGCCATCGAGGTCCGCAGCGCTAACGCCTCCCAGTCGGACGTCAGGTCGGCCGTCGAAGCGGCCGGCTTCTCGCCCGGCCAGGTCCGGCAGGGCGTCACCAGCGACACGCGCGGCGAGGTCGTCGAGGTCCTCCAGAACAAGATCGACGAGACCGGCATCCAGGGCGGGCAGGTGCGGTCGATCTACTCCGTCAGCGAGGACCGCTACTTCGTCGTCGCCGAGGTCCCCAACGCCAACAGCTCCGAGGTTCGCGAGCTGCTGAGCGGCACCGGTCAGGTCGAGGTCCGGGCCTACCACGAGAACGAGAACGGCACCTTCGTCAACCGGACGGTCGCGACCAACGACGACTTCACGAGCATCGGCGTCCCGCAGACGAGCCAGGCCGGGAACCCGTACGTCTCCGTGAGCGTCCAGCAGGGCGACACCGCCCAGCAGTTCCAGCGGGACATGGTCGAGACCGGCATCGCCAGCACCGGCGGGAGCCGCTGCGGCTGGCCCGGCGAGAACGGTCCCTGTATCCTGATCGTCCGCGAGGGCAACGTCGTCGGGAGCTTCGGCATGCAGCCCCGCCTGGCCGAGTCGATGATGGACGGGAGCTGGGCCAGCGACCCCGGCTTCCGCCTGCCGACGAACAACTTCAGCGAGGCCCAGCAGCTGTCCGTGAACCTGCGCGCCGGCGCCCTCCCGACCGGGCTGGCGCTCGACCAGGGCTCGATCTCGTTCATCTCCCCGAGCTTCGGATCCGACGCCCGCATCAACTCGATCATCGCCGCCATCGCCGCCGTCCTGGCCGTCTCCGGCGTCGTGATCGCACGCTACGGCGACGTCCGGGTGGCCGTCCCGATGGTGCTGACCGCCCTCTCCGAGGTGGTCCTGTTGCTCGGGTTCTCCGCCGGCGTCGGGCTGGCACTCGACCTGAGCCACATCGCCGGGTTCATCGCCGTCATCGGTACCGGGGTGGACGACCTGGTGATCATCGCCGACGACATCCTGCAACAGGGCGACGTCCAGACCGACAGGGTGTTCCAGAGCCGCTTCCGGAAGGCCCTGTGGGTCATCGGTGCGGCCGCGGCGACCACCATCATCGCCATGAGCCCGCTGGCCATCCTCAGCCTCCAGCAACTGCGCGGGTTCGCCATCGTCACCATCGTCGGCGTCCTCCTGGGCGTCCTGGTGACTCGCCCCGCCTACGGCGACATCCTCCGCTCGCTCGTCATGGGCGAGGAGCGCTAG
- the secF gene encoding protein translocase subunit SecF: MVAFEVPEVDYTRYSNRQLIAVPLAVLGVALLVLLAWTFLNGAPVNMGTDFTGGTQLRVAVTDGGGEAAIRSAFDQEISEVQYAQASGEYIVTFGPDADSQAVESAVSSASNLENRGLNQISPSFGESVQRTALIGVGVAFLGMSVLVFALFRTFVPSIAVVLSAFSDIVIPVALMNVFGIELTLGTVAALLMIIGYSVDSDILLNTHVLRRSGDFYESTYRAMRTGVTMTITSLCAMAAMAFTAWLFGVQLLTAIGLVLVFGLAADLMNTYMMNVTLLRWYVYEGVNR, from the coding sequence ATGGTCGCATTCGAGGTACCGGAAGTCGATTACACGCGGTACTCGAACCGCCAGCTCATCGCGGTTCCGCTGGCGGTGCTCGGGGTCGCCCTGCTGGTCCTCCTCGCCTGGACGTTCCTGAACGGAGCGCCGGTGAACATGGGGACAGACTTCACGGGCGGGACCCAGTTGCGCGTGGCCGTCACCGACGGTGGCGGCGAAGCGGCGATTCGCTCCGCCTTCGATCAGGAAATCTCCGAGGTTCAGTACGCCCAGGCCAGCGGCGAGTACATCGTCACGTTCGGGCCGGACGCGGATTCGCAGGCGGTCGAAAGCGCCGTCTCCTCGGCGTCGAATCTGGAGAACCGCGGACTCAACCAGATCAGTCCCAGCTTCGGGGAGAGCGTCCAGCGGACGGCGCTGATCGGCGTCGGCGTCGCCTTCCTTGGGATGAGCGTCCTCGTGTTCGCCCTGTTCCGGACGTTCGTTCCCTCCATCGCCGTCGTCCTGTCGGCCTTCTCCGACATCGTGATTCCGGTCGCCCTGATGAACGTCTTCGGGATCGAGCTGACACTCGGTACCGTCGCCGCGCTCCTGATGATCATCGGTTACAGCGTCGACTCCGACATCCTGCTGAACACGCACGTCCTGCGCCGCTCTGGCGACTTCTACGAGTCGACCTACCGGGCGATGCGCACCGGCGTCACGATGACGATCACGTCGCTGTGCGCCATGGCCGCCATGGCGTTCACCGCCTGGCTGTTCGGGGTTCAGCTTCTGACCGCCATCGGACTCGTGCTCGTGTTCGGGCTGGCGGCGGACCTGATGAACACCTACATGATGAACGTCACGCTGCTGCGCTGGTACGTCTACGAGGGGGTGAACCGATGA
- a CDS encoding DUF5812 family protein, whose amino-acid sequence MKTGTFLVVAADEETATLRDVEDGQVVTLSENPDLEDRMVLEGTVEPEPPLEVAYHVAEVEARRTIPVERSDLEPTAQARDVAAEQDVGEVTRRERAGEGELHVLTVDADRTDSAVADVIADEETVARAARLGVDRVEVRADDGVVSVRYLPE is encoded by the coding sequence ATGAAGACCGGCACGTTCCTCGTCGTCGCCGCCGACGAGGAGACGGCGACGCTGCGCGACGTGGAAGACGGACAGGTCGTGACGCTCTCGGAGAACCCGGACCTTGAGGACCGGATGGTCCTCGAGGGAACCGTCGAACCGGAGCCGCCCCTGGAAGTGGCATACCACGTGGCCGAGGTCGAGGCTCGTCGGACGATCCCCGTCGAGCGCAGCGATCTCGAGCCCACTGCGCAGGCCCGCGACGTCGCGGCCGAGCAGGACGTCGGCGAGGTCACCCGCCGCGAGCGGGCCGGCGAGGGCGAACTCCACGTCCTGACGGTCGACGCCGACCGGACCGACTCGGCCGTCGCGGACGTGATCGCGGACGAGGAGACCGTGGCGCGGGCAGCCCGCCTCGGCGTCGACCGCGTGGAGGTCCGGGCCGACGACGGCGTCGTCAGCGTGCGCTACCTGCCGGAGTGA
- a CDS encoding glucose-6-phosphate isomerase produces MEVDIGNALAEAADPGIDRSALEDLNERVAEAHERIERGRADGEFGYAALNLPERTDPDEIREAVAPVADAETVLTVGIGGSALGARTISTALGPDAGANHLVLDNVDPEHVRRVLDGVDLESAAVNVVSRSGTTAETLANFLVVREAMESAGVDWSERTVVTTGESGPLAELATERDLPRLAVPEGVPGRFSALSSVGLVPAAILGIDLDGLLAGAREAADGLATSLFDCPGYAYGATAVALEDRGATINAFVPYSERLEPFAEWFAQLWAESLGKEGRGQTPARALGATDQHSQLQLYRAGRADKLVTFLRPRERPEQRVPDVEHDDLAYLAGTDLGELLDTELRATEASLAEAERPSVRVEVDALDARGLGSLLYGMEAACVMAGELTDVDTFTQPAVEWGKEAARDALAGESTDRTRAMDEKSELRVD; encoded by the coding sequence ATGGAAGTCGACATCGGTAACGCGCTCGCCGAGGCGGCCGACCCGGGCATCGACCGGTCGGCGCTTGAAGACCTGAACGAGCGCGTCGCGGAGGCCCACGAGCGCATCGAGCGCGGGCGGGCGGACGGCGAGTTCGGCTACGCCGCGCTGAACCTGCCCGAGCGGACCGATCCCGACGAGATCCGCGAGGCGGTCGCGCCCGTCGCGGACGCCGAGACCGTGCTGACGGTCGGCATCGGCGGCAGCGCGCTGGGCGCGCGGACGATATCGACCGCGCTCGGCCCCGACGCCGGCGCGAATCACCTCGTGCTGGACAACGTCGACCCGGAGCACGTCCGGCGCGTACTCGACGGGGTCGACCTCGAATCGGCGGCGGTCAACGTCGTCTCCCGGTCGGGCACCACCGCGGAGACGCTGGCGAACTTCCTCGTCGTGCGCGAGGCGATGGAGTCGGCCGGCGTCGACTGGAGCGAGCGGACGGTCGTGACCACCGGCGAGTCCGGGCCGCTGGCCGAACTCGCGACCGAGCGAGACCTGCCGCGACTGGCCGTCCCGGAGGGGGTTCCCGGCCGGTTCTCGGCGCTGTCGTCGGTCGGGCTCGTCCCCGCGGCCATCCTCGGGATCGACCTCGACGGGCTGCTCGCGGGGGCCCGGGAGGCCGCCGACGGGCTGGCGACCTCGCTGTTCGACTGCCCGGGCTACGCCTACGGCGCGACCGCCGTCGCGCTGGAGGATCGCGGCGCGACGATCAACGCGTTCGTGCCCTACAGCGAGCGCCTGGAGCCGTTCGCGGAGTGGTTCGCCCAGCTGTGGGCCGAGAGCCTCGGGAAGGAGGGCCGCGGCCAGACCCCGGCGCGAGCGCTGGGCGCGACCGACCAGCACTCCCAGCTCCAGCTCTACCGGGCCGGCCGCGCCGACAAGCTCGTGACCTTCCTGCGCCCGCGCGAGCGCCCCGAGCAGCGGGTCCCCGACGTCGAGCACGACGACCTCGCGTACCTCGCCGGGACCGACCTGGGGGAGCTGCTGGACACCGAACTGCGGGCGACCGAGGCCAGCCTCGCCGAGGCGGAGCGCCCGAGCGTCCGCGTGGAGGTCGACGCGCTGGATGCCCGCGGGCTCGGGAGCCTCCTCTACGGCATGGAGGCCGCCTGCGTCATGGCCGGTGAGCTGACCGACGTGGACACGTTCACCCAGCCTGCCGTCGAGTGGGGCAAGGAGGCCGCGCGCGACGCCCTCGCCGGCGAGTCGACCGATCGGACGCGGGCGATGGACGAGAAGAGCGAACTGCGCGTCGACTGA
- a CDS encoding CPBP family intramembrane glutamic endopeptidase codes for MSSDLYRPADTEVQVQSVLHAVGIVALAFGAGVILSLVGVVGVGILTGNVGGSSLATSVVGSVLQFAGFILVVVAYLAVNDDYDLVDWRVPTLSDVVWMAAAFAGLLVSVWIVGAIATALGVESAQNQVIVQGQQDPRLFLYMIPITILLVGPGEELLFRGAVQGLLRRAFGPAPAIAGASVLFGTAHVVALIGSDTGIFTYIAVAAILGVILGSVYEYTDNIVVPIVVHGFWNAMIFAAQYAIAVYDVPMPQ; via the coding sequence ATGAGTTCGGACCTCTATCGGCCCGCCGACACCGAGGTGCAGGTTCAGTCGGTGTTACACGCGGTCGGGATCGTCGCGCTGGCCTTCGGTGCGGGGGTCATCCTCTCGCTCGTCGGCGTCGTCGGGGTAGGGATACTGACCGGGAACGTGGGGGGCTCCTCGCTGGCGACCAGCGTCGTCGGGAGCGTCCTGCAGTTCGCCGGATTCATCCTCGTCGTCGTCGCCTATCTCGCCGTCAATGACGACTACGACCTCGTCGACTGGCGCGTCCCGACGCTCTCGGACGTCGTCTGGATGGCGGCGGCCTTCGCGGGGTTGCTCGTGTCGGTGTGGATCGTCGGTGCCATCGCCACGGCGCTGGGCGTCGAGAGCGCGCAGAATCAGGTCATCGTACAGGGCCAGCAGGATCCCCGCCTCTTTCTCTACATGATCCCGATCACGATCCTGCTCGTGGGTCCGGGAGAGGAACTCCTCTTCCGAGGGGCCGTCCAGGGGCTACTGCGCCGGGCGTTCGGTCCAGCCCCGGCCATCGCCGGCGCGAGTGTCCTCTTCGGCACGGCACACGTCGTCGCCCTGATCGGCTCCGACACCGGGATCTTCACGTACATCGCCGTGGCCGCCATCCTCGGCGTCATCCTCGGGAGCGTCTACGAGTACACGGACAACATCGTCGTCCCGATCGTCGTCCACGGGTTCTGGAACGCCATGATCTTCGCCGCGCAGTACGCCATAGCGGTCTACGACGTCCCGATGCCGCAGTAA
- a CDS encoding ribbon-helix-helix protein, CopG family yields the protein MPTRYTVACDDEQARAVERLAHRYGISEEAVVEQLIDLGLESIEERS from the coding sequence ATGCCGACCCGATACACGGTCGCCTGCGACGACGAGCAAGCGCGGGCGGTCGAGCGGCTCGCCCACCGGTACGGAATCAGCGAGGAGGCCGTCGTCGAGCAGCTGATCGACCTCGGCCTCGAATCGATCGAGGAGCGGTCCTAG
- a CDS encoding NOB1 family endonuclease, protein MYVLDSSAFINEYHTDEPISSIPLVREELEDESAYRFDALEGSGMHMHIPEPETVERVERAARESGDLAELSQTDVRLIAAAFELDGRLVTDDYAMQNVAEKLSIPVEVIAREGIDEQRNWLFQCQGCGREFDENHDRCPICGSDLSRKNPA, encoded by the coding sequence ATGTACGTTCTCGACTCGTCCGCGTTCATCAACGAGTACCACACCGACGAACCGATCTCCTCGATCCCGCTCGTCCGCGAGGAACTGGAGGACGAGAGCGCCTACCGCTTCGACGCCCTGGAGGGGTCGGGCATGCACATGCACATCCCCGAGCCCGAGACCGTCGAGCGCGTCGAGCGGGCGGCCCGCGAGTCGGGCGATCTGGCCGAGCTCTCGCAGACGGACGTCCGTTTGATCGCCGCCGCCTTCGAACTGGACGGGCGTCTGGTCACCGACGACTACGCGATGCAGAACGTCGCCGAGAAGCTCTCGATCCCCGTCGAGGTCATCGCACGCGAGGGCATCGACGAGCAGCGGAACTGGCTGTTCCAGTGCCAGGGCTGCGGTCGCGAGTTCGACGAGAACCACGACCGCTGTCCCATCTGCGGGAGCGACCTCTCGCGGAAGAACCCCGCCTAG
- a CDS encoding PRC-barrel domain-containing protein, with translation MAEILAENLSGKDVMGTDGAELGSLYNITMDLDTGRLQHLVIDPIEALGETRFERDETGRLLVPVDRVQAVKDHMIIDR, from the coding sequence ATGGCCGAGATACTCGCCGAGAACCTCTCGGGAAAGGACGTCATGGGGACGGACGGTGCCGAACTCGGGAGCCTGTACAACATCACGATGGATCTGGACACGGGTCGGCTCCAGCACCTCGTCATCGATCCGATCGAGGCGCTCGGGGAGACCCGGTTCGAGCGCGACGAGACCGGTCGACTCCTCGTACCCGTCGACCGCGTGCAGGCAGTCAAGGACCACATGATCATCGACCGCTAA